The DNA sequence TTCATCTCTCAAGGAATGTACTGAATGCAATCGCCCACGCTAGCCGCCTCGCTACTGAACGCCCTGCGGCACGTCATGCGCCCCTTGGTACGGCTGATGCTCCGTAAGGGCGTCACCTATACAGTGTTCGCTGATCTGCTCAAGGATGTTTTTGTCGACGTGGCGGATCGCGAGTTCCGCCTCGATGACAAGCCGCCGAGCGACAGCCGCATCAGCCTGCTCACCGGCGTACACCGTAAGGATGTGCGACGTTTGCGGGCAACAACCGACATAATTGCCTCTGCGCTCCCCGAGAGCGTCACTTTGGGTGCACAACTGGTCAACCTCTGGACGAACAGCATGCCTTTCTGTAAGCGCTCCGGCCGGCCGCGGCCCCTGCCGCGCTTGGCCAGCGTCGGAGGCGACTGTTCCTTCGACGCCCTGGTGGCAAACGTCAGTAAGGACATCCGCGCGCGGGTGGTGCTGGACGAATGGCTGCGCCTGGGCATTGTCCGAGTCGACGAACAGGACTGCGTTCATCTCGAAACCCAAGCTTTCGTACCGCAGAAGGGGTTTGAGGAGAAAACCGCATACTTCAGCCATAACCTGCATGATCACGCCAGCGCAGCGGTGCATAACCTGACAGTGGAGGGGTCGGCTTTTTTCGAGCGCAGTGTCCATTACGACATGCTGGCCCCAGCCAGCGTCGACGAGCTGCGCGAGGCGGTCGCCAACGAAGGCATGCAGGTTCTGCTCGGTTTCAATCGGATCGCCGCCGAACTCGAAAGCCACGACGTCTCCAGCAGCGAGCCACGGCAACGTATCACCGTCGGTCTTTACTTCTACACTGAGCCCACCGCTCCCATACCGCCGGCGACCAACCAGCCATGACCATTGCCACAGGCCTCGTTCGTGCCATTGTCTTCAGTCTCGGGCTGAGCCTCGCGGCTCCCGCCTCAGTGCTGGCAGCGCCAGCCTGTGTCGACCCGGGCGGTATCGGCGGCACCGGTGCGCCGCGGCACGAAGGCGGCATGGGCGGTACCGGCGCCCCTCAGCGCAACGGTGGCATCGGTGGCACAGGCGCACCTCTCAGTCAGCGCCCCGGTGGCATCGGTGGCACCGGCGAGATGGCCGGTGCTGGCCACCTTGACAACGGCGGACTCGGCGGCACCGGCATCGTCGGCACCATCACCGGTTTCGCCTCGATCTGTATTAACGGCGTGGAAGTGCACTTCGGCGACAAGGTGCCGGTCAGCGAGAATGGCCTCCTATCCAGCAGCGTGCAGCTGGCGGTGGGCCAGGTCGTCGCTGTGGAAGCCGACACCTCGCGCCGCGGCCTCGAGGCTCGGCGCATCTCGATCCTGCACGCCTACGAAGGACCGCTTACCGCCCTGCCGGGCGCCTCGACGCCTCTGCGGGTCATGGGCCAGCCGGTGCGCCTGGCCAGCGGTGCACGGGTGGCCGAAGGTCTACGTCCGGGCGAGCCGGTGCGGGTCAGCGGCCTACGCAATGCCCAGGGCGAGGTGGTGGCCACTCGCATCGACCGAGCGCCCGGCCTCAAAGACGTCAGCGCCATCGGCCCGGTCGACCGTGCCGGCACGATCCAGGGGCTTGCATTGAGCACGCGACCGCCGTCGACGACCGAGGTGCTAGTGCGCGGCCACTGGACCGGACACCGCCTGACCGTCGCCCAAAGCCGCCCCGACCCCAGCATTCCCTTCGCTGGCAGGGTACGCCAGGCGGTAATCGAAGGGTTGGTGCACGGACAGCGGAACGGGCATCTGGTCATCAGCGGGTTCAGTGTGGAGCTTGAGCGCGACACCGCCTTTGCCGGCGGCCAGCCAGCCGATCTGGCGCGGGATCGGCGCGTGCGGGTGAGCGGAGTGTTCAGCGGTGCGCGGGCGGTGCGAGCGACGCGGGTCGAGTTCCCTCGTGAACTCTCCGAGACACCGAGCAAGGGGCGCCATGGACAAGCTGGGTTCGCCGCCGAGGATGCTGACCAAGGTAGAGATGAAGCGGACGATGACAAGAGTACGCGTAGCCGCACGGAAACCAACGACGGCTTGAGCCGCGAAAGCCGTCGCGAGAACGATGACAGCCGGGAAAGAATCGAGCTGCGCGGCGAAAGCTCCAGCGGCGATCTCGAGCGGCGTGAGCGCCGCGAGATCCGTGACTCGGGTGATCGCGTGGAAACACGCGAGCGTATCGAAGTGTTCGAGAATGGTGAACGGGTGGAGCGGATCGAACGAATCGAGAAAATCGAGAAACCGGAGAAGGTCGAGAAACCAGAGAAAGTCGAGCGGGCTGAGAAGGTCGAACGACCGGAAAAAGTGGAACGGCCTGAGAAGGTCGAACGACCGGAGCGACCCGAGAAACGGGACTAAGCAGTGCGGCCGTCATGCACAACCGTCATAAGCGGCTACGCTGGGAGAGAAAACTGCCAGGTTTCCTCGCTCCCCGCGAGCCAAAGGAAAGCTGGCGCCCGTCATGTATGCGTACTTATCAGTGCCACCGAATCGCGGGAACAACAAAATGTGGTGTGAACTTCAATGACTGGAGACTTACAAGTGAACTTGAAAACCAAGCGCACGTTGCTCGCCACCCTGCTTGCTAGCCTGACCTTGCCGGCCTTGGCCGACGAGTTCAGCACCTCAATCGGCATGGACTATTCACAGGGGGACTATGGCACTGGTACCACATCCGAAATCTGGTACGTCCCGGTCGTCGGCAAGTACGAAACCGGCCCCATGACATACAAGCTTACCGTCCCTTGGCTGCGCATCACCAACCCATCGGTCGGCCCTGATGGCGAGCCGTTGCAGGGCGGCTGCGAAAGCACCGAAAGCGGCCTTGGCGATACCGTGGCCAGTGCTGGCTATGCCATGCTCGACGGCAGCCAGGGCGGCGTGCTGCTGGATCTCGTCGGCAAGGTCAAGCTCCCCACCGCCGACGAGGACAAATGTCTGGGCACCGGCGAAACCGACTATTCGGCGCAGATCGATGTGGCCAAGGCCTTCGGTCCGGTGACCGGCTTCGCCACCCTGGGCTGGAAGAAATTCGGCGACCCCTCCGGATCCGACTTCGACGACCCGGTCTACGCCAGCCTTGGTTTCACCACGAAAGTCGCTGTCGCCACCACCGTGGGTGCGGCTTACGACTGGCGGCAGAAGGTCATCTCGACAGGGGACGAGATCCAGGAACTCACGCTGTTCGTTTCCCAGAGGCTCAACGAGGCCTGGAAGGTCCAGTTGTATGCGATAAAGGGCTTCTCCGACGCCAGCCCGGACGCCGGTGGTGGCTTGCTGCTCAGCCACATTTTCTGAGGGTTTACACGGCATCAAATAGTGGACCGGCCTATTTTTCCTACAGGGCGTTCTCACTCCTGGCATTCTGTGCGATCGCCTTCTGAGCATGACAATTTGCATTTGAGATACCGGCTACCTAATTCGTGTGCAACACCCCCATGTACAGTCTCTGACGACAAGGAACTCGCTATGGTTATTCGGATTCTGGGTCTTGCCGCTCTGCTCACTTGCGCCGTGCCGAGCTTTGCCCATGAGTACAAGGTCGGCGATTTGCTGATCGAACACCCTTGGTCGCGGGAGCTACCGGTCGACCTTCCGGGAGGCGCTGCGTATTTCACCGTGCACAACCAGGGTAGCCAGGCCGACCGCCTGATGGGGGTCAGTAGCCCTCGTGCGCAGAAATGTGAGCTGCACTCCTAGGCACCCCAGAATGGCCTGATGGATATGCAGCAAACTACTGCCGTGGATATCCCCGCCCATGGCGAGGTGACCTTCCAGCCCGGCGCAAACCATGTGATGCTGTCCGGTCTGGACAAGCCGCTGAAAGCCGGTGAGCCGTTCCTGCTGACTCTGGAGTTCGAGAAGGCCGGCAAGGTTGAAGTACAAGTCACAGTCGAGTCAGCCGATGCACAGACCAGCCACGACGCCCATAGCGGTCACTGAGCGGCTCAATCTATAAGAGTCGGCGCCGCGTTGGCGATGATGGTTGAGGATGTCTATACGCAGAACTGGCGACTGTAGGTACGCTTGTCCGAAAAAGGTGGCCAGCGGCATGAGATGCCTTGCCACCACACACTGGAGGCCTACCTGCATGCGTAGCTGGTCGAGCTCGCCTCGAGACCGATTTGAAAAGGCCGCTGTTGCGGACCATTCAGCGCGGTACCTGGCTGCTGGGCCGCAGGCCAATGCGCATGCTATGGTGCGCCGACGTGTGCTGGCTGCCGGGATCAAAACCGCGATCGGCAACCACACCTTTCGGGCCACCGGGATCACCGCCGACCCGAAGAATGGCGGCACCCTGGAAAACGCGGCGGCGCGATGACATCAGCCTGGATGAGGTGGAACGGATTCGAGTGTGACCCCACGGCGGTCTCTTTAAGGGGGACGCGCCTGGCGGAATCAGGTCGAAGACTCGACGGCCAGCGGCTGAGTCTCACGCGTGGCGCGCTCTTGCTCGATTCTTTCCAGTTCCTCAGCAAAAGCCAGTTCGCTCCTGGACGGTCGTTTCCGCCACGGCGCCCGGGAAGGCATCGGCTGCTCGGCGTAGCGTTTGGTTTCCCCCCTGGAACTGCTGCGCCAAGTGCTCCAGGTCTTCGCGGATTTTCTGTTTGGTTCGGGTCATTGGTTTTTTTTCTGCCCTTGAATAGGCGTTTCGTAGCTCTTCGCCATTTCCTTGACCTGCTCGGCCTGCTCAGGCGGCAGCCAGACCAGCACCGGCACCAGGCCGAGTGCTTTACGTTCGAGAATTTCGCGCACCCGTTTGACAGCGGCGTAAACCAACTGCGAAGACTCGCCCAGCTCGTCTGCGACATCAATCGGCCGTTTACCGTCCACGAGGACCGCGCGGGCTATCTGCACAGTGCCTACATTCATACTGCGCATAGCGGGGGAAAATTGCTCCCATTGCTCGAGGGTAAATCTGAGTTGCATCGATCTGCTCCTTGTTCGATTGGTCTTGCAGCTTAACGGCTTTCTTGATTCGGTTGATAATTTATCCGATTAGCTCGACCCATTCTTTAGACAATAGTCTCGATCAGCTTCTGTTCAGTCTTGGTTGGGCCTCCTCAACCTTGGGCACACCTCCACGCATGTCGATGTCCGGACGGGCGTCTTGCGTTGCCTCTTAATGACAATAGCGACTGGCTACTTCTCCTGAAACGGCTATGTTTTTAAGTCGACGCGAATCGACCTTCACGGCGACCGATCAGTCGCCAAAAAACTCAGGGAGGGGAAAATGCGACACAGAGGCAGTCAATACTGGGCCTGGTCGGACTGTCAGCTTCCCAGTCGATTACATGACGAGGCGCTTAGCGATGGAACTCAGCTAAATGTTCAAGTCAGGGTTTCCCGTCACGGCGTTACGCAACTCTTCATCGGCCTTTACGAAGGCGGGGGGACAATGATGTTCGAGGAGTATTACGATTCACTGCTAGACGAGACGATCAGCCATGCGCTGGTTTGGGGGGTTAATCGAGCCCGAGCACTTGCTATCGGTTCGGTTACCGCGGTGTCGGAGCCGACTCGCCAGAGGGCATTATGATCGGGCATATCTGCGCCTGCTCATGACTTCCTTCCCGCCTGCACTCTACTCATCCTCGGAACGGGTGGTGCTAGCTCGCCTCATCATCGGCAGGCTCTGGGCTCTATCGTGACATAAGAAGGTTGGCCGGCCAACGATGAAGCGGAGGGCACGGGGCGGTTCCAAGAGGGCGGAACTTGTACGGTCCCGTACCACCTTATAAGGCCCAGCGCTTGCCGTTGCCTGCAACCTGCAAGGAGCTGCTTGCTATGACCATCACCCGCCGCGACTTCCTCAACGGCGTCGCCCTGATCATCGCCGCCGGCCTGACACCGCTGGAAATCCTCCGCGCCGCGCCCGGCCGCTACTACCCACCGGCGCTGACCGGCTTGCGCGGCAGCCATGTCGGCTCCTTTGAAATCACGCACCAGCTGGGTTGGGAGAAGAAGGCCTTCGACACCGACAGCCTGCCGATCAGCGAGGAATACGACCTGGTGGTGGTCGGCGGTGGCATCAGCGGGCTGTCGGCGGCCTGGTTCTATCGGCAGAAGCATCCGCAGGCGCGCATTCTGATCCTAGAGAACCACGACGACTTCGGCGGCCACGCCAAGCGCAATGAGTTTGAAGCTGGTGACCGGACGATCATCGGCTACGGCGGCAGCGAGGCGTTCCAGTCGCCCAACCATCTGTTCAGCAAAACCGTGAACGATCTGATGAAGAGCCTGGGGGTGGAAACCAAACGTTTCGAAAGCGCCTTCGACCGTGATTTCTACCCTAACCTGGGCCTATCGCGCGGGGTGTTCTTCGACAAAGACAACTTCGGCGAAGACAAGCTGGTGACTGGCGACCCGACTCCGATGGTCGCTGACGATATCGCCCCGAACAAACTGCACTCCCGCCCGATTGCCGAGTTCATCAACGACTTCCCGTTGCCGGAAGCCGACCGCCAAGCGCTGATTGCCCTGCACAGCGCACCCAAGGACTACCTCGTCGGCAAATCAGCGGACGAGAAAGAGGCCTACCTGGGCAAAACCAGCTACCGCGACTTTCTGCTCAAGGATGTTGGTCTCTCGCCAGCAGCAGTGAAGTATTTCCAGAGCCGCACCAATGATTTCTCGGCTCTGAGCATCGACGCCGTGGCGGCTTACGATGCCTATTACGTCGGCTTCCCCGGTTTCAGCGCGATGAACCTGCCGCCGATCAGCGAGGAAGCCCAGGCCGAGATGGAAGAGCCGTACATCTACCACTTCCCGGACGGTAACGCCTCGGTCGCCCGCCTGCTGGCGCGCGACCTGACTCCGGCCGTGGCGCCGGGCAAAGGCATGGAAGACATCGTCCTGGCGCAGTTCGATTACGCCAAGCTGGACGTGGCCGGCAGCCCGATCCGCCTGCGCCTAAACAGCACCGCGGTCAGCGTGCGCAATGTCTCCGGTTGTGTCGATGTCGGCTACAGCCGTGGCGGTCAGTTGGCCCGCGTACGCAGCAAACACTGCGTATTGGCCTGCTACAACATGATGACTCCGTACTTGCTGCGCGACCTCTCTGCCGGGCAAGCCCACGCCCTGAGCCAGAACGTCAAATTCTCGCTGGTGTACACCAAGGTGATGATCCGCAATTGGTAGTCCTTCACCAAGCTCGGCGTGCATGAAATCTACGCGACGACCCAACCCTACAGCCGGATCAAACTGGACTACCCGGTGGACATCGGCGGTTACCAGCACCCGCGCGACCCCAAGCAGCCGATCTGCCTGCACATGGTCTACGTGCCGACCAGCCCGAACAGCGGCATGAACGCCCGCGACCAGGCTCGCGCCGGGCGCGGCAAGCTCTACGGCATGACCTTCGAGCAACTGGAAGCGCAGTTGCGTGATCAGTTGCAACGCATGCTCAGCCCAGGTGGTTTCAACCATGAGAAGGACATCCTGGCGATCACCGTCAACCGCTGGTCACACGGCTACTCTTACTTCAGCAACAGCCTGTTCGATGACGAAGAGGAAAGCGAGAAGCTGATGAACCTGGCGCGCCAGCGAGTCGGCAACGTCAGCATCGCCAACTCCGATGCGGCTTGGGACGCCTACGCCCACGCGGCAATCGACGAAGCCTGGCGTGCAGTGGGCGAGCTGAACTGATAGGAATCCGAGCGCACCAGGCTGAATGCAGGGCGCTCCACTCCCCTAGCTGTAACGGCTCGCGTTTGAAAACAGCCGGGCTCGCAATCAACGCGATTCTGGGCTCACATTAGCTGCGAGCTTCTACTGGAATAATGAAGGCCACCAGTGCTTCGAGTTCCGCGATTCGAAAGGACCCGTTGAGAGTTACAAGCTTGTCCGTCGAAACGGGGCGTGGTCATGCCATTGACCAGTCCAAGCCGCAACTGACCAAAGAGACTGTCATGTAGCAGAAAGAAATCAAAGCTGAGCGGCAGTTGAGGTCATCGATCTGCCAGATGGCCGAGTGGAAGAGCGTAAGGCGATCTTGGAACCCCTGATAGATACCGTTGTGGCTGCGTTGGGCTCTCCACGCTGACGTAAATGCAAGCCAGCCTGGGAAAAGTAAGATTAATAGGTTTTTCAATGGCCTACATGCCACCAGAACCTTAGCGTAAGATTTTTTCCGAATTCTGAGGGCTCCCCTGGTAGTTCCTTGCCAGTCGTTCATACCGGGTTTCGATACGGCGGAATCGCTTCAATTTCTTGAGAAGGTGCTCCACCAGATTCCGTCTCAAAGTGGTTTCACACAGCCTGGGTCGTCAGCGCCTCGTGTATGGACAATCCAACAGTACGGTGAGCACCTGGACTATTCAGAGCACTCCTCCGCAGTGCGTACCACTCCTGACATTCTGTGCGATCACCTTCTGAACATGGCAATTTGCATTCGGGATGCCTGCTGCCTATGTTGTGTGCAACGCCCCCATGTACAGTCGATTAAGACACGGAGCTCTCTATGGTTATTCGCATCCTGGGTATTGCCGCCCTGCTCGCTTGCACCGTGCCGAGTTTTGCCCATGAGTACAAGGTCGGCGATTTGCTGATCGAACACCCTTGGTCGCGGGAGTTACCGGTCGACCTTCCAGGGGGCGCCGCCTACTTCACCGTGCACAACCAGGGCAGCCAGGCCGACCGCCTGGTTGGGGTCAGCAGCCCTCGTACGCAGAAATGTGAGCTGCACTCTCAGGCCCCAAGAATGGCCTGATGGATATGCAGCAGGCTCCTGCCATGGAGATTCCCGCTCATGGCGAGGTGAGATTCCAACCCGGCGGAAACCACGTGATGCTGTCCGGTCAGGACAAACCGCTGAAAGCCGGTGAGCAGTTCCCGCTGACTCTGGAGTTCGAGAAGGCCGGCAAGGTTGAAGTGCAAATCAAAGTCGAGTCAGCCGATACCCAGATAGGCCACAACGCCCATAGCGGCCACCAAGCGGCTATCAATGGCGGATAGGTTACGGGGTTATCGCACCCCCAGAGAGAAACTGGCCGGGCGTCACGCCAAACCGACGCAGCAAACTCTTTCTGTTCTGCATTGCTTGCGTGAGTCGCTGGTGCGCGATCGCACCAAAACCGCCAATCAAATGCATGGCTTCCTGCTGGAGTTTGGCATCAGCCTGCCCATTGCGGTACTTGATCACCAGACCGCTGCCGGTCATGCCCAGGTGAATATCGCTGGCATGCATATTCAGCGCGTCGTACAGCGTGGAGTTGACCAGCTTGACCACCACGCTGGCGTCTTCGCTGATGCTGGTCAGCGACAGGCTTTCCAGCGCTTCGTGCACAACGCCGGTATCGGCTTGGGCGTTGAGCGACTCAACGGCGTGGAAACTCTCTTCATGGCGGGACAGGAAAGCGCCGAGGTCGGCGGCATGGGCCAGGTACAGCGGTGCGCCACGCAGGTTTTCATCGATCCAGGCCAGGCGGTGTTCATCGAAGGGGTCGGCAAAAACGCCGATCAGCTCTTCACCCTGGCGCACCATGACGAATTCGCGCTTGATGGCCTGGGCCAGGGTGATGTGCTCGAATACCGCAGTGGTGGCGAACAGGCTTTGGCTGTCGAGCACCGGGTAATGGAGCGTGCGGCCAAGGCACTGGGTGAAGGCCTGTGGGTCGAGTGTCGAAAGGGTTTCCAGTGCAGCGAGCGTGCGTTCGCCCTGACTGGCGGCGGTTGCCTTGGCCTGCTGCAACAGGTCCCGGGCAAACCGTGGTGGCGTGGTTTCAAGCTCCGGTATGGCAATGGCTGACGGCGACACGGCAGCAACAGACAGACGTTCCATGGCATGCACTCCAACGCTCCGGGGTTTTCACCCATCCGGCGCGCCAGCACATGCTCGTCTGTACGCGCCCCTATTCCCCGGTAAGCTGTTGCGTGTCGTCGGGATCCGGAGGCGTCGGCACGGTGCGTCGACGATCCGCCAATACCCAACTGCCGTCATACAGCTGCAGCGGGAAACTCTCCTTCCTGCATTGACGCCGCTCGACGAACCCTTCGCCTTGTGTGCCCGGCCTTGCCCCGGATTCCCTGCCCAGCAGGTCACAGACCACTCGTGCCAGTTCCGCCAATGGAAAGGGCTTCAACAGGATGTGGCTGATGCCCAATTGCTCTGCGCGCTTGTAAACCTGGTCACTCGGATGCGCGGTCATCAGTACGAAATGGCAATTCCTGTTGCGGCGGACAGCTTCGAGTACCTGGAACCCCTCCATGTCGGGCAAGCGAAAATCCAGTACGACGACTTCGGGTGCAAAACCTTCGGCAACGCTGATGGCTTTGGCACCGTCATGGGCCACACGGACATCCAGGCACCTGGTCTCAAGGAAAGCCTTGAGGTTTTGCGCAAGGATTTGTTCGTCCTCGACTACCAATACTGTGTTTGTCAAGGTGGACTCCTTGTAACTGTCAGGTCCGGTCTCGGGCCTGGGAGTGCGCGCCTCACTTAGGTTTACGCACACTTCATGCCAGACCGTACATCAATAATGTCGTTTTGCCATGCAACTGATTTAGCTTAATTTTTTGAAGACTGCCCCATCGCCTTCCCCAACTTCGAGGGAAGGCGGTCGACGGTGAATCTGGGTTTCCCCCCAACTTGGGCGCCGGCTGGTTACTGTCCGCGTGCCTGTTTGATCCAGTAACGCGAGTGCAACTGTTCTGTGGCCACACCAATGCAAAGGAGCAGGCCAGTCATCCACAGCGCAATGGGCTTCATGGCGGCCACCGGCACTCAGCGCCCGACCACGGGCAGGGTCAACAATTGCAGGCGCTGGGCGATGGCCGCAGCCGGTGCGTCCGGTCGGATCTTGCTCCAGCGTTTATTGGCGACGTCACCGACGATAAGCTGCGTCGAATGTTGCTCGGGGCTTGGAATAAGGTGGCCCAGACGGCCCAGCACCAGATCAATGTTCGCCTGTTCGCCGGTCAGGAACAGCCAATTGGGATTGTCCGCACCTTGCTTGCGGGCAAAGTCTTTGAGCACCGACGGACTGTCGTTTTGCGGGTCGCTGGTCAGGGAGATGAAATACACCTGGCTGGCCAGGGGCTCGCCCAGGGCGTCGCGTACCTCCTTGAGTTTACGGGTGATCAGCGGGCAGGCATCGTTGCAGTGGGTGAAGATCACATTGAGCAGCACCACGCGATTTTTCAGTACATCACTGTAAAAGCGCAGGGGCTGGCCATTCTGGTCGAGCAGCTGAGTGTCGGTAAAATACGCCTGGGCGTCGTGGGTTCCGCTTGGCGGCTGAGCCGGTGCAGGCGGCACTGCGGCCTCATGTGCCAGCGTCGGCAAGGCCCAGCAGCACAGGGTCAGGGCGATCCATTGAAGGCGCTTCATGGCTGCTCCCCCTGTGCGACGGCGGTATGCCGGGCGTGCACGCGCGCAGCCCCCAGTTCCTGCACGCGCTTGACCAGCAGCGCCGGGTCGGTGAAGCCGTAAAAGCGGGTCCAGTGATCACTGCGGCCATCGCCGACCAGGATCAGCGGCGGATGATTGCGATAATCGGCAGTCCAGGTGCCCAGGCCCTTGAGGGTATCGTTGATCGCCTGGGGGCTGCCGGTCAGCCAGCTCCAGCCGGGGCCGCTCTGGAATTTTTTCGCATAGCCAAGCAAGCGTGGCGGGTCGTCGCGTTGCGGATCGATGCTGATCGAGACCAGTTGCACGTCGTCGCCAACGCGCCCGCCGAGCTGCTGTTGCACTTTGCTCATGATCGATGACACCAACGGGCAAACCGTGGTGCAACTGGTGTAGATGAAGCCCATCACCACGATCCGGTCGCGGACCAGATCCTGGCTCAGGCGCACCGGCTTGCCGTTCTGGTCGAGCAACGACACATCGGCAAACGATACCTGCGTGCCCTCCTGCCGGGTGTCAGCTGCCTGTCGGGCGTGCTGGGCATGCTCGTCCATCGAGTGGGCCTGAACCTGCCCGCCCATCCCCACCAGGCCGAAAAGTGCCAGGGCAATGCTCGCAGTCATGGCTTTCATAGGTTGCTCCTTATGGCTTTGGGGCCGTTTGCTGGGTGGGGGCCGCGATCGGGGTTCCCGGCAAGACCCGCAAGCTGGTATAGGTCTGCTGATCGAAGGCGGCACCCAGGGTGGCCGAGCGGGCATGCAGGTAATAGGCACCGACCTGGGGCAGGTCCAGCGCGGCTTCATAAATGCCGTCGGCCACCTCTTTGGTCAGCACTTCCTGCGGCCGTGAAGAAGGCGCCAGGTAGTAACGCAACTGCAAATCCTTGAGGCCCTTGCGTGGATGACCGCTGCGCCCTTCGACCACCCGCAGGCGCACGGTGAACGGGCTGCCCAGGGGGGCGGCCACTTTGTCCATCAGGAACTCCAGGCGCGGGGTGGCCAGGGCTTTTTCCAGCGCGGGGTTGATCTCGACTTCAGTGTTGAAGCAATGCACGATCTGTGGCTGGTTGAGCAGAAAGGCCACATCGAAGCGCCCGGCCGCCGGCATCTTCACCCGCGAGCTGTACACCCCCGGCTCCACCTCGCGCAGGCTGCGATCGATGACCATGGCCGCCCGGGCGGTGTGCCCGCGGTTGGGGTAACCGGACATGGGAGCGTTCATGCCTTCGGCATAGAAGTAAGTGGTGTTGTCGACCGGATTGACCACGAACACCGAGTTGTCATCGCGCGACGGGCTCAACCCCGGGGCCAATGGCAAATCACCGGCCAGCCTCGGTGCCGCAGGGCCGGCCTCGAAACCCTGGAGGATCGGCTGACGGTCCTTGCCCAGGGTGGACAGGTTGATCATGGTCACTCGCGGCGAGGCCAGGCCGCGAATATAGGCATACGCCTTGGTGAAGGTCAGTTGAAAGGGTTCCGGTGACACTTCCAGGCTATGAATCACTTCGTCACTGGCCGCATCGATCACTTGCGCCCGGTTTTCCAGGGTATTGAGCACGATGCCGAAACGGCCATCTTCACTGAAGCGCATCGGCCCCAGGCCCCGCTGACCCTTGATCACCTTGCGCACCTGCAGGGTGGCGGCATCGATGACGGTGATGGTGCCGTCCTTGCCATCGGCCACATAGACGGCCTGGGACAAGGGTGAATAGGCGACCGACAGCGGGTGCGAGCCGGTTTGCAACTGCTGCACGACCTCCAGGGTGGCCACGTCGATCACGCTCAGCGTGCCGCTGTCGCGGTTGCTGACAAAGGCATGACGCGAGTCCTTGCTGAAGACAATCTCATGGTGCCCCTTGCCGGTGGGCAGGAACTTGAGGGTGTTGAGTGAGCGGGTATCGATGACGGTCACACCGCTCTTGGCTTCGTCGGGCGCGTTGTTGCCGACCCACAACAGGCGTTCGTCCGGTTGCAGGGCGACCCTTACCGGCGCGCTTCCGGCGCTTGCATTGGAGAGTACCTGGAATTTTTCCGCATCGATCACCGCCACCTCCCCGGCAGCCGGCATGGACACGAATACG is a window from the Pseudomonas sp. LS1212 genome containing:
- a CDS encoding YncE family protein — its product is MGLLLAGMLYWYEGQCDDVLPLITPVQPQQRLERDGVAIEFEARPVNGTALTEGMFADMRFRVTDSASGQPMSGIAPGAWLDQAQALQFPANEAKSCKARVALYLKSSIGARPLLDLNSYYLLVMNKDASLSVIDPSVSVGGVTSTMSRVALKQPPMDWVATADDKRVFVSMPAAGEVAVIDAEKFQVLSNASAGSAPVRVALQPDERLLWVGNNAPDEAKSGVTVIDTRSLNTLKFLPTGKGHHEIVFSKDSRHAFVSNRDSGTLSVIDVATLEVVQQLQTGSHPLSVAYSPLSQAVYVADGKDGTITVIDAATLQVRKVIKGQRGLGPMRFSEDGRFGIVLNTLENRAQVIDAASDEVIHSLEVSPEPFQLTFTKAYAYIRGLASPRVTMINLSTLGKDRQPILQGFEAGPAAPRLAGDLPLAPGLSPSRDDNSVFVVNPVDNTTYFYAEGMNAPMSGYPNRGHTARAAMVIDRSLREVEPGVYSSRVKMPAAGRFDVAFLLNQPQIVHCFNTEVEINPALEKALATPRLEFLMDKVAAPLGSPFTVRLRVVEGRSGHPRKGLKDLQLRYYLAPSSRPQEVLTKEVADGIYEAALDLPQVGAYYLHARSATLGAAFDQQTYTSLRVLPGTPIAAPTQQTAPKP